DNA from Eucalyptus grandis isolate ANBG69807.140 chromosome 5, ASM1654582v1, whole genome shotgun sequence:
gattcttttattcgtaatcaagatcgtttgaagatccaatgatcgacgaaatattctttgaaggttctattcttggaaaccaagatcctgattgtatgggcgaacaagattgatgggctatcgtcaggttcctttaatagctcgaatgatcttcttaattgattccgtccaacgggtagattggaggaattcctttggtaagtaccaacgggtatgatggcataaaggagtataaaaggaagacgttctagttactttagtgcatgatcgatagagaaattccagagtctgaagcaccttgattatcagtcgatacattttgagcaaaattgtaCTCACAAAGAGTGTtcatacttagtgataccttgaggagtgtagtagatcatctacaccgtgaaagcaagggagaacaacactgtaacatctctttattcatagtggaatccagccaatagactgtcagtgcagaagagtggacgtaggcttgacataagccgaaccactataaaccgcgtgttcaattttctcttctctcagtcttactttgattatcgtttgtctcaaatctatcaactgtctagtattgtgcaattatcgagaaaaattctttatatacctattcaccccccctctaggtacttatactagctatatcaacgCTGCCACTCATTTTATATAGTAGAACCACTTTAATTTATGCAAAAGTGATCTATGATAAGTATCATCGATAATTAAAAGCTACATCGACACTAATTCTTGAAATTAGGgtattaaataatattacaaaTTGTCCTTCTAAAATTTGAATACAACTTGTATgtttaaatgttttatttttaacatgttgtgattcattaatatattaattatgtaAACGGAATTGAAATACATTGCATGATGAAAATTATATCTAGTGACACTATACTGCAAATTCACGTAGAATTTGGATGTTTGAAATTTACAAAATCAGAGAATAGACAAGGTCAGCCTCATGGGCTGGGTCAACCCCTGTGTTCTACGGTCAACATTTTCAACAGCCACGACCTCTTCTCTCCCCATGTACGTCGCTTGCTTCCCCCATATATATAAGTGCAACCCAGAAGAACCCATCTTCCATAACCAACACCACTCCAATTCTCATTCAATCCTCTCAAAAACCATCACATTCACACGCTGAAAACTAACAGCAATACCAGACCCGTCATCTCCATTGATGGCCGCTCTACAGGCTTCCTCACccttaatttcttcttcttcctctttgggCTGTTCTTCGAAGAGAAAGATCATGGCTTCGATCCAACTCCCGAAGCCCTTGAAATTCAGCCTCGCTGATCCAAGATTTGCAGACACGAAGAAGCTAGTCGAGGAATTCCGCACCAGGAATGGTTACGCCTTTGCAGAGCCTCTACAAATGGACATCGCCCAGAAAGATAGGGTTTTGGAGCCACGCCTAtcgccttcctcttcttccatcGAAACTACCAAGAAGCTCTATGCAATCTTGGAGGCCGTCGAAGATAGAGTGGAGATGCACGATAACATTGGTGAGCAGCGAGACAACTGGAACGAGCTCTTGTTGAACTCGGTCAACATGATGACTCTCACTGCCACCACCACGGCAGCGATGGCTGTGGCCGTGCCAGCTCCATCGCTGAGAGCATGCTCTGCTCTCTTGTTTACAGCGGCCACTGGGATGTCGCTCGTCATGAGCAAAATCCAGCCCTCACAGCTGGCTGAAGAGCAACGCAATGCCTCAAGGTTGTTCAAGCAGCTCCGGAGCGAGATAAAGTCGATGCTCATGCTCCAATCCCCGACTGAGTCAGACGTGAAGGAGATGATGGAGAAGGTGCTGGCCCTTGATAGGGCTTATCCGCTGCCTCTGCTCGGAGCGATGCTCGAGAAGTTCCCCGTGAAATTTGAGCCCGCCGCATGGTGGCCTAGGGTTTCCAACAACCACCGCCAATCCAGAGGGACGAAAACCGTTGTGAAGACGGGGCGAAACGGATGGAGCAAGGACCTTGAAGTGGAGATGAGAGCCATCGTCCAAGTCCTCAAGAGCAAAGACAAGCAAGACTACTTGAGGCTCGGGAATCTGGCTCTAAAATTGAATAAGATGTTGGCGGTTTCTGCTCCTTTGCTAACCGGCATTGCCGTAGCCAGCTCAGCCTTCGGTGGCTCGACGGCCACGGCGGTGGCAGCCATTGCTGGCACGATGGCGGCAATCACCAACAGCTTTGAGCATGGAGGCCAAGTTGGTATGGTGGTGGAGATGTACAGAAACTGCGCAGGGTTCTTCGATCTCATGGAAGAGACGATTGAAGCGACGCTTGAGGAGAGAGACTACAGCAAGAGAGAGAACGGAGAGATGTTCGAGATGAAGGTGGCAATGAAGCTGGGACGGAGCTTGTCGGAGCTCCGAGATTTAGCAAGAAATTCAATGACTTCTTGTATAGATGGGAGTGAGGTTGATGAGTTTGGAAGCAAGCTTTTCTAAACTCCTTTTGAACAAAACTGTACAACAGTGTATATACGATACATGTACAATGAGGCTCATTAACATGATTCTTTCATTCTTAATTTGTTGGTGCATAAGTTGTATCGATTAATTCcacaaaagaattaattaaaagcATTAATTGATATGCGGGTCTGATTTTTTAGTTTGCACAAATGgccaaattttaattaaatactcAGGTAAATATAATATATGCTCCTAGTCTGGTTTTGACCAATAAAAGAATTCCACATCTTATCTAATATGGCacttcttaaataaaaatttagttagTCTATTTTCTCACTAAACGATGAAGCATTTTCATAAGCCgtgttttgaattttcataaagGTAAGATTTGTAAAGAAAAACGAGGGGCAATGCGTCATACCTTTTTCACGATGAGGACACAATCAAatggttgaattctcaaatgTCTTCTGCTGCACAAACGGCCTCCATGCGAAAGCGGCTTTGAATTTTCTGAAAGAGTTGACCTTAGTGATGCGTGCAGTTTCTCTTTGCCCTTGCTCTTGAGCGTTGGCTTTTGGTTTTTTCCGCCCTGTAGCAGCAATTTGAGCATATTTTATTAGGGTGACAGTACCGAggtcaaaaatttaaattgataaatacAGAAAAGTCACATGTATATGAAAATATACAAATCCAATGACATAAGATTTGTGATATTTAACATCACGGATCAAGAATGACAAATGAAATTTGACGAACAAGGATCGAAACATGAAATAAGCTAAAATAGAACCCGCCTTTAATACGattaaaaaatgttcaataaaatttgaagttacAGTAGGTCTTCATATAACCATGACATTTATGACACCACTTGTTTTCATGTCTTCGAAGTACTTATTTTTGTCCTGATAAAAGTATGTGTCGCGTTATTCTACGACTAAAATTAATGagaaatataattaatatttaactatGCTTTCGATCCACCTTTTGTCAGTCGGACTtgacaatttcaaataaagcaGGCAAAAGTTCACCCTGCATCGAATTGACTCATCCATACATTACAGccaatttgaaggaaaaaagagagtcaaatgTCAGAAAATTAAGTTGGCTTGACCACAAAATAATGAACTCAATCCAAAACTGTCCAATGCGAAATTGGAAGACCCAAAATCCGATACCATCCCAGGAAACTCCATTTTCAGAATTGGTCAAACCTCAAACAATTCAGAGATTTGATTTGACAGTTGTTGTCCCCAATTCTATAGTTTGCAAATGACTTTGTCAAGCAATATATCTATAGTCTAGCAAAAGCATATCATATGTTATACAAATTGCGTCCGCAATAAAtatgaatatttaatttattgtaGAGCATAAAAATGTAATTTGAATTGGGTTGCCTaataaatatgaataatttattcattttttttgtaaaaaaatccctaaaataaaatCTATGTGAATTATAAGTGGGAAAGGATTGAGAGGGGTCTAACTATTTGGGCTAGCCAAGTTGACAAAAGAGGCATGGGTTCACGAGCCGATGGCGCATGTGGTAATAGTAATTGATTTCATAAAGTTCATTCTATTCGACCAAACTAATTTTAAGATTTACTCAAATCAAAACTAGATTAATAATTATATCGTGAAATTTGAGCATAGGATGCATTGGATCCTATATATATTGTCCATGTAATGCTACCACTCATTTCATATAGTAGGACCACTTTAATTTATGCAAAAGTGATCTATCATAAGTATCACCTATAATTAAAAGATACATCGACATTGATTcttgaaattatgatatttaataatatgacaaattgtcgttctaaaaattgaatatgacttgtatgtttaaatttttatttgtaacATGTCATGATTCATTAATGTACAAATTATGTAGATGGAATTGAAATACGTCCTatgatgaaaattatatttagtgaCGCATTTCACTTATATGGAGGTGACGTGACAATGTTTCTATACTGCAAATTCacgtagcatttttttttttttgaacaaaaaattcaCGTAGCATTTGATTGTTTGAAATGTACACAATCAGAGAACAGAAAAGGTCAGCCTCGTGGGCCGGGTCAACCCCTGTGTTCTACGGTCAACATTTTCAAAAGCTACGACCTCTTCTCTCCCCGTGTACGCCGCTTGCTTCCCCTATATATAATTAGAACCCAAAAGAACCTCCATCTTCCATAACCAAGACCACTCCAATTCTCATTCAATCCTCTTAAAAACCATCACATTCACACACTGAAAACGAACAGCCACACCAGACCCGTCACCTCCATTGATGGCCGCTCTACAAGCTTCCTCTCTTGcaattccttcttcttcctcttcaggTTGTCATTTGAAGAGAATGATCACGGCTTCGATCCAACTCCCGAAGCCCTCAAAACTGAGCCTTGTTGATCCAAGCGCTGCAATGACGAAGAAGCTAGTTGAGGAATTGCGCACCAGGAATGGTTACGCCTTTGCAGAGCCACTACAAATGGACGTCGCCCAGAAAGATAGGGTTTTGGAGCCGTGCCTATCACCTACTTCTTCTATCGACACGACCACAAAGCTCTATGCGATCTTGGAGGCTGTCGAAGATAGAGTGGAGATGCACGATAACATTGGTGAGCAGCGAGACAACTGGAACGAGCTCTTGTTGAACTCGGTCAACATGATGACTCTCACTGCCACCACCACGGCAGCGATGGCTGTGGCCACGCCAGCTCCATCGCTGAGCATGCTCTGCTCTCTTGTTTACAGCGGCCACTGGGATGTCGCTCGTCATGAGCAAAATCCAGCCCTCACAGCTGGCTGAAGAGCAACGCAATGCCTCGAGGTTGTTCAAGCAGCTCCGGAGTGAGATAAAGTCGATGCTCATGCTCCAATCCCCGACTGAGTCAGACGTGAAGGAGATGATGGAGAAGGTGCTGGCCCTTGATAGGGCTTATCCGCTGCCTCTGCTCGGAGCGATGCTCGAGAAGTTCCCCGTGAAATTTGAGCCCGCCGCATGGTGGCCTAGGGTTTCCAACAAACACCGCCAATCCAGAGGGACGAAAACCGTTGTGAAGACGGAGCGAAACGGATGGAGCGAGGACCTAGAAGTGGAGATGAAAGCCATCGTCCAAGTCCTCAAGAGCAAAGACAAGCAAGACTACTTGAGGCTCGGGAATCTGGCTCTAAAATTGAATAAGATGTTGGCGGTTTCTGCTCCTTTGCTAACCGGCATTGCCGTAGCCAGCTCAGCCTTCGGTGGCTCGACGGCCACGACGGTGGCAGCCATTGCTGGCACGATGGCGGCAATCACCAACAGCTTTGAGCATGGAGGCCAAGTTGGTATGGTGGTGGAGATGTACAGAAACTGCGCAGGGTTCTTCGATCTCATGGAAGAGACGATTGAAGCGACGCTTGAGGAGAGAGACTACAGCAAGAGAGAGAACGGAGAGATGTTCGAGATGAAGGTGGCAATGAAGCTGGGACGGAGCTTGTCGGAGCTCCGAGTTTTAGCAAGAAAATCAATGGCTTCTTGTATAGAAGGGAGTGAGGTTGATGAGTTTGGAAGCAAGCTTTTCTGACTCCTTTGAACCAAGATATACAGTGCATATACTATACATGTACAATGAGGCTCATTAACAtgattcttttcattctttatttCTTGGTGCATAATTGTATCAATTAATTccacaaaataattattaaaagcATCAATTGATATGCAGGTCTGTTTTTCAAAACCCCgaatcatttcattaattaattaggttgTTGATTTTATCGATCCCCTTTAGTTTGCCTGTGTAAATAAATGTCAAACGGACAATGCTTTTGTTATATATTATGGTAACAAAATTTGGTACTAAAGGCTTTTTTAAGACAAAATGTGTACAT
Protein-coding regions in this window:
- the LOC104447584 gene encoding probable F-box protein At4g22030, translating into MASIQLPKPLKFSLADPRFADTKKLVEEFRTRNGYAFAEPLQMDIAQKDRVLEPRLSPSSSSIETTKKLYAILEAVEDRVEMHDNIGEQRDNWNELLLNSVNMMTLTATTTAAMAVAVPAPSLRACSALLFTAATGMSLVMSKIQPSQLAEEQRNASRLFKQLRSEIKSMLMLQSPTESDVKEMMEKVLALDRAYPLPLLGAMLEKFPVKFEPAAWWPRVSNNHRQSRGTKTVVKTGRNGWSKDLEVEMRAIVQVLKSKDKQDYLRLGNLALKLNKMLAVSAPLLTGIAVASSAFGGSTATAVAAIAGTMAAITNSFEHGGQVGMVVEMYRNCAGFFDLMEETIEATLEERDYSKRENGEMFEMKVAMKLGRSLSELRDLARNSMTSCIDGSEVDEFGSKLF